In Leptospira sp. WS58.C1, a single genomic region encodes these proteins:
- a CDS encoding PIN domain-containing protein, whose amino-acid sequence MVYYIETSIILSIILGDHFHDKAVKIWNAPSEKVSSILTLIEATIVLRRFFKNQKKFLSSQWLSKHEKQLKGLLSECYLMKIDESIQSILELKKEIADCRSLDGIHVATAIFLRDAMHSSNFVFHSFDNRVNEVAGKFGLKPHIV is encoded by the coding sequence ATGGTCTACTATATTGAAACTAGTATTATTCTTTCTATAATCTTAGGTGACCATTTTCATGATAAAGCCGTAAAAATATGGAATGCTCCTAGTGAAAAAGTAAGTTCAATTTTAACTCTAATTGAAGCTACTATCGTACTCAGACGATTTTTTAAAAATCAAAAGAAATTTCTTTCATCACAATGGCTCTCTAAACATGAAAAACAACTCAAAGGACTACTTTCCGAATGCTATTTAATGAAAATTGATGAGAGTATTCAATCCATTCTAGAATTAAAGAAAGAAATTGCCGATTGTAGATCTTTAGATGGTATTCATGTCGCTACTGCAATCTTTCTAAGAGATGCTATGCATTCTTCAAATTTTGTATTTCATAGTTTTGATAATAGAGTAAACGAAGTTGCTGGAAAATTCGGTTTAAAACCGCACATCGTCTAA
- a CDS encoding type II toxin-antitoxin system Phd/YefM family antitoxin — protein MISVGIRELKSHLSQYIELVKNGENVLITEHNKVVAELKFPEKENSNNKIQEVLNKLTSEGKLIPAKRKSTLINKLTKLKSNEKKQVDWWAIYQESKEDKF, from the coding sequence ATGATATCAGTTGGAATCCGAGAACTAAAGTCCCACCTTAGCCAATATATTGAACTAGTTAAAAATGGAGAAAATGTTCTGATTACTGAACACAACAAAGTTGTAGCTGAACTAAAATTCCCTGAAAAAGAAAATTCCAACAATAAGATACAAGAAGTATTAAATAAACTTACTTCTGAAGGAAAATTAATTCCAGCAAAACGTAAATCTACGCTAATCAATAAATTAACTAAACTGAAATCGAATGAAAAAAAACAAGTAGATTGGTGGGCTATCTACCAAGAATCAAAGGAAGATAAATTTTAA
- a CDS encoding circularly permuted type 2 ATP-grasp protein → MLLTNYQTDSFYDEMFSEEGGIRQSYHILKSRIEGMDDKELLKRKASAEKALLSLGITFNVYGDEEEEERIMPFDIIPRIVTSFEWKKMEEGLKQRIRALNLFIQDIYGDEKIIKDGVIPAEIVYSSSGYLKECKGIKPPKGIWIHITGTDLVRDGDGQMLVLEDNLRCPSGVSYVLENREVMKKTFPELFASLSVRPIYDYPIRLRGMLENLSDKSNPNIGVLTPGIYNSAYYEHSFLASRMGVPLVEGTDLTVRDDKLYMRTTKGLRQVDVLYRRIDDTFMDPKTFRKDSLLGVPGIFEVFKKGNVALANAPGTGVADDKVIYSYVPDFIKYYLGEEPIIPNVPTYLCSREKDLKYVCENIGNLVVKAANGAGGYGMIIGPVASESEKEEFVAKVKADPRNYIAQPVLSLSRIPTLIEDKLEGRHVDLRPFILYGEEIYVMPGGLTRVALRRGSLVVNSSQGGGSKDTWVMG, encoded by the coding sequence ATGCTCCTGACTAATTACCAAACGGATTCCTTTTACGACGAAATGTTCTCTGAAGAGGGAGGGATCCGACAGAGTTATCATATCTTAAAATCCAGGATCGAAGGCATGGATGATAAGGAATTATTGAAGCGAAAAGCTTCCGCAGAGAAGGCGCTTCTTTCCTTAGGCATCACCTTTAATGTTTATGGAGACGAGGAAGAGGAAGAAAGGATTATGCCTTTCGACATCATTCCTCGGATCGTAACTTCTTTCGAATGGAAAAAAATGGAAGAAGGTCTCAAACAAAGGATCCGCGCCTTAAATCTTTTCATCCAAGATATATATGGAGACGAGAAGATCATAAAGGATGGAGTGATCCCTGCCGAGATCGTTTATAGCAGTTCCGGTTATTTAAAAGAATGTAAAGGAATCAAACCTCCGAAAGGAATTTGGATCCATATTACCGGAACCGATCTTGTGAGAGACGGGGATGGGCAGATGTTAGTCCTTGAGGATAATTTACGTTGTCCCTCCGGTGTTTCTTATGTATTAGAAAATCGTGAAGTAATGAAAAAGACCTTCCCGGAACTTTTTGCGAGTCTTTCGGTAAGGCCGATCTACGATTATCCCATCCGACTTCGCGGGATGTTGGAAAATCTTTCCGACAAATCGAATCCGAATATTGGGGTCCTCACTCCGGGAATATATAATTCCGCCTATTACGAACATAGTTTTCTTGCGTCTCGTATGGGAGTTCCTTTGGTGGAAGGTACGGATCTCACGGTAAGAGATGATAAATTGTATATGAGGACCACTAAAGGTTTGAGACAAGTGGATGTTCTATACAGAAGAATAGACGATACATTTATGGATCCTAAAACTTTCCGTAAGGATTCTCTCTTGGGCGTTCCCGGTATATTCGAAGTGTTTAAAAAAGGAAATGTGGCGCTTGCCAACGCTCCCGGCACGGGAGTCGCCGACGATAAGGTAATCTATTCCTATGTTCCTGATTTTATTAAGTATTATCTTGGAGAAGAACCTATTATTCCTAACGTTCCTACGTATTTATGTTCTAGAGAGAAGGACCTGAAATATGTTTGCGAGAATATCGGAAATCTTGTCGTGAAGGCGGCTAACGGAGCAGGCGGATACGGAATGATCATCGGCCCGGTAGCCAGCGAATCGGAAAAAGAGGAATTTGTGGCAAAAGTTAAAGCCGACCCTCGAAATTATATCGCTCAGCCGGTTTTGAGTTTGTCCAGGATCCCGACATTGATCGAAGATAAGTTGGAAGGAAGACATGTGGATCTAAGACCTTTTATCTTATATGGAGAAGAGATCTATGTGATGCCGGGCGGATTGACAAGGGTTGCATTGCGAAGAGGTTCCTTGGTTGTGAATTCTTCCCAAGGTGGCGGCTCGAAAGATACTTGGGTGATGGGTTAA
- a CDS encoding alpha-E domain-containing protein translates to MLSRVAESVYWMNRYMERAENYSRFLDVNFQLSLDLNEDSNRQWMPLVYTTGDNELFSRKYNIPSKENVIHFMSLDIENPNSIMNCLIRARENARTVRENISTPMWEVINEFYLTIKSKRKFEESDMPGIAEFFKAIRNQCLLFYGCQEATISHDEVWHFALLGRLLERADKTTRILDMKYFILLPSREEVGSTLDLIQWLSLLKSASAHEMFNRIYTRITPKNIAEFLILDKIFPRAIRFCLSKTFDSLKILSGTERDSYADEAEKRVGVLLSEMNYASIDEIFSSGMHEYLDQLQVRLNGIAAQLDETYFRN, encoded by the coding sequence ATGCTAAGCCGAGTCGCTGAATCCGTATACTGGATGAATCGTTATATGGAGAGGGCTGAGAATTATTCACGTTTTTTGGATGTGAATTTTCAACTTTCCTTGGATCTAAACGAGGACTCCAATAGGCAATGGATGCCTTTGGTGTATACCACCGGAGACAATGAATTATTTTCTAGAAAGTATAATATTCCAAGTAAAGAAAATGTGATCCACTTCATGAGTTTGGATATAGAAAATCCGAACTCGATCATGAATTGTTTGATCCGTGCCAGAGAGAACGCAAGGACCGTCCGGGAAAATATTTCCACTCCGATGTGGGAAGTGATCAACGAATTTTATCTTACCATCAAATCCAAAAGAAAATTTGAAGAATCCGATATGCCCGGAATTGCGGAATTTTTTAAGGCGATCCGAAACCAATGTTTATTATTCTATGGTTGCCAAGAAGCTACAATCTCTCACGACGAGGTTTGGCATTTCGCTTTACTCGGAAGATTGTTGGAAAGGGCGGATAAAACTACTCGTATCCTGGATATGAAATATTTTATTCTTCTTCCTTCTAGGGAAGAAGTCGGATCCACCTTGGATCTGATCCAGTGGCTTTCTCTTTTGAAATCAGCGAGCGCTCATGAGATGTTCAATCGTATTTACACTAGGATCACACCCAAAAATATAGCGGAGTTTTTGATCTTGGATAAAATTTTCCCGAGAGCGATCCGGTTCTGTCTTTCCAAAACGTTCGACAGTCTTAAAATTTTAAGCGGCACCGAAAGGGACAGTTACGCCGACGAGGCGGAGAAAAGGGTAGGAGTTCTTCTTTCCGAGATGAACTACGCCTCCATCGACGAAATTTTTTCGTCCGGGATGCATGAATATTTAGACCAATTGCAAGTGAGATTGAACGGTATTGCGGCACAATTGGACGAGACCTATTTTAGGAATTGA
- a CDS encoding DUF2126 domain-containing protein, whose protein sequence is MSLLVSLTHETSYEYDRPVALSPHIIRLRPAPHSRTRIVSYSLSVEPSEQFLNWQQDPFGNYQARLVFPKKTEKLKILVDLVAEIQVINPFDFFLEPDAEETPFIYSDALRKELLPYLSATDGSNALANYISSLRKDGILRPKRTVDFLVGLNQRVYQDVSYVIRMEPGVQTCTETLERRSGSCRDSAFLLVQILRHIGLASRFVSGYLIQLKPDEVSIHGPSGAKEDFTDLHAWAEVFLPGAGWVGLDPTSGLFAGEGHIPLAAVPEPGSASPVFGYSDPAESKFGFRMEVKRFQESPRVTKPYTDPTWERMLKLGKDLDARCKKNDIRISIGGEPTFISDTSRQDPQWNTLAIGKEKLELGETLLSRLRKKFSPGSLVQVTQGKWYPGEPLPRWSMNVFWRKDGEALWKNQGLLSSSSEKEKQDLDKDLRSSEKLGEEICKTLGVSPKHIVPLFEDGFYYLWKEGQLPEWKDPKGEDFNSEDFSFEALERKKVLSLVDRDFKLKKAIAIPLQFNYAKSEWESSEWEYKRERLYLIPGDSPAGFRLPFSSISENFRPSAVLTDLSKGKKLRSRKDLDSIGPKRSSKEPKFFPKGKDLPIRTTLVIEPRLGSIHVFLPPVEGLEPWLDLISSLEFASEKAGVQIVLEGYEPPSDARLCLFRITPDPGVLEVNLHPSSNFQELEEKTRILYEEAKEVGLSAEKFLVDGRHTGTGGGNHITVGAMSPEDSPFLRRPDLLRSLVSYWQHHPSLSYLFSGLFIGPTSQAPRLDEGRDEILYEYELASSQLDKFKEPKPWLVDRLFRNLLVDLTGNTHRAEISIDKLYPPSGPRLGLVELRGFEMPPHYKMSVVQQLLVLSLLCRFWEKPYVQSPIHWGTELHDRFLLPHFVWNDFKDVLRDLKEHGFRFQEEEFLPFFEFRFPVYGKTQREEVFLELRMALEPWNVLGEESSSFGTSRSVDSALERLQVKVEGWSDRYLLSCNGYEVPLKGTGRKGEGVSGIRFKAWNPIFTLHPNLPVHTPLVFDVWDTWSSRPLGGCRYYVSHPGGRAYDTFPVNSYEAESRRISRFLADGHSALDGSAPKRLKNTNGYTMDLRWIE, encoded by the coding sequence ATGTCCTTATTAGTCTCTCTCACCCATGAAACTTCTTACGAATACGATAGGCCTGTCGCGTTATCTCCTCATATCATTCGATTGAGGCCGGCTCCTCACTCTAGGACCAGGATCGTTTCTTATTCTCTTTCGGTAGAACCTTCCGAACAATTTTTGAACTGGCAGCAGGATCCTTTCGGAAATTACCAAGCAAGATTGGTATTTCCGAAAAAGACTGAAAAATTAAAAATACTCGTGGATCTAGTTGCGGAGATCCAAGTCATCAATCCGTTTGATTTTTTCCTGGAACCTGACGCAGAAGAGACTCCGTTTATTTATTCGGATGCATTGAGAAAGGAACTTCTTCCTTACTTGAGCGCTACGGATGGAAGTAATGCACTCGCCAATTATATTTCAAGTTTAAGAAAAGACGGAATTCTAAGACCAAAGCGCACCGTGGACTTTTTGGTGGGTCTCAACCAAAGAGTATATCAGGATGTTTCTTATGTGATCAGAATGGAACCCGGTGTGCAGACTTGCACGGAAACCTTGGAGAGAAGATCCGGTTCTTGTAGGGACTCCGCATTTTTATTGGTCCAGATTCTAAGACATATCGGTCTGGCGTCTAGATTCGTTTCCGGTTATCTGATCCAGCTGAAACCGGATGAAGTTTCGATCCATGGACCTTCTGGTGCTAAGGAAGATTTTACCGACCTTCATGCATGGGCAGAGGTGTTCCTACCGGGGGCCGGCTGGGTGGGGCTGGACCCAACTTCCGGTCTATTTGCGGGAGAAGGTCATATTCCTTTGGCCGCCGTTCCGGAACCGGGAAGTGCATCTCCCGTATTCGGATATTCCGATCCTGCGGAGTCCAAGTTCGGATTCAGGATGGAAGTTAAACGGTTCCAGGAATCTCCTAGGGTTACTAAACCGTATACGGATCCTACTTGGGAAAGAATGTTAAAATTAGGGAAGGATCTGGATGCTAGATGCAAAAAAAATGATATTCGTATCTCTATCGGTGGGGAACCCACTTTTATTTCCGACACTTCCAGACAGGATCCTCAATGGAATACTCTTGCTATCGGAAAAGAAAAACTAGAGTTAGGTGAAACACTTCTTTCCAGGCTTCGTAAAAAATTTTCGCCCGGTTCTTTGGTCCAGGTTACCCAAGGGAAATGGTATCCTGGAGAGCCTCTTCCTCGTTGGTCAATGAACGTTTTTTGGAGAAAGGACGGGGAGGCTTTATGGAAAAATCAAGGATTACTATCTTCTTCCTCCGAGAAAGAAAAACAGGATTTAGACAAGGACTTAAGATCATCCGAAAAACTAGGGGAAGAAATCTGTAAAACTTTGGGAGTTTCTCCCAAACATATAGTTCCTTTATTCGAGGATGGTTTTTATTATTTATGGAAGGAAGGCCAACTTCCCGAATGGAAGGACCCGAAAGGAGAGGATTTTAATTCGGAGGATTTTTCTTTCGAGGCTTTGGAAAGAAAAAAGGTCCTTTCCTTGGTGGATAGAGACTTCAAGCTGAAAAAAGCGATCGCTATTCCATTACAATTTAATTATGCAAAATCGGAATGGGAAAGTTCCGAATGGGAATACAAAAGAGAAAGATTGTATCTGATCCCTGGAGACAGCCCTGCGGGTTTTAGACTGCCGTTTTCTTCCATCTCGGAAAATTTCAGGCCGAGTGCCGTTCTTACGGATCTATCCAAGGGTAAAAAATTACGCTCCCGCAAGGATCTGGATTCCATTGGACCAAAAAGATCTTCTAAAGAACCTAAATTTTTTCCGAAAGGTAAAGATCTTCCTATCAGAACGACATTGGTGATAGAACCGAGACTTGGTTCTATTCATGTATTTCTACCTCCAGTGGAAGGTTTAGAACCTTGGTTGGATCTGATCTCTTCCTTGGAATTCGCTTCCGAAAAGGCCGGGGTTCAGATCGTCTTGGAAGGTTATGAACCTCCTTCGGATGCAAGGTTGTGCCTGTTTCGGATAACGCCGGATCCGGGTGTTTTGGAAGTGAATTTACATCCTTCTTCTAATTTCCAGGAGCTGGAAGAAAAGACTCGCATCTTATATGAAGAAGCGAAGGAAGTAGGTTTAAGCGCGGAAAAATTCCTGGTCGATGGAAGACATACCGGAACGGGGGGAGGCAATCATATCACAGTGGGCGCTATGTCCCCGGAAGACAGCCCTTTTCTCCGAAGACCGGACCTTCTTCGCAGTTTGGTGAGCTATTGGCAGCATCATCCTTCTCTTTCTTATCTTTTTTCAGGATTGTTTATCGGTCCTACATCCCAGGCTCCACGATTGGACGAGGGTAGGGACGAAATATTATACGAATATGAATTAGCTTCTTCTCAATTAGATAAATTTAAAGAACCGAAGCCTTGGCTGGTGGACCGGCTTTTCCGGAATTTGCTTGTGGATCTAACCGGGAATACTCATAGAGCAGAGATCTCAATCGATAAATTGTATCCACCTTCGGGGCCGCGATTGGGCCTTGTGGAGTTACGGGGATTCGAGATGCCTCCTCATTACAAGATGAGCGTTGTGCAACAACTCCTGGTTTTATCCTTACTCTGTAGATTTTGGGAAAAACCTTATGTGCAATCCCCTATTCACTGGGGAACGGAACTACATGATCGTTTTCTCCTTCCTCATTTTGTTTGGAACGATTTTAAGGACGTTTTGAGAGATTTAAAAGAGCATGGATTTAGATTCCAAGAAGAGGAGTTCCTTCCTTTTTTCGAATTCCGTTTTCCCGTGTATGGTAAAACCCAAAGAGAAGAGGTATTTTTGGAACTTAGGATGGCATTGGAACCTTGGAATGTTTTAGGAGAAGAATCTTCTTCTTTTGGGACTTCTCGTTCCGTGGACTCGGCATTAGAAAGATTACAAGTAAAGGTGGAAGGTTGGAGTGATCGTTATCTTCTCAGTTGTAACGGTTACGAGGTCCCCCTAAAAGGGACAGGCAGAAAGGGAGAAGGAGTTTCCGGAATTCGTTTCAAAGCATGGAATCCCATATTCACTTTGCATCCGAATCTTCCCGTTCATACTCCTTTGGTGTTTGACGTTTGGGATACCTGGTCTTCTCGACCTTTAGGCGGTTGTCGTTATTATGTTTCTCATCCGGGCGGAAGAGCTTACGATACGTTCCCGGTGAATTCGTATGAAGCGGAGTCGCGTAGGATCTCCAGATTTTTAGCGGATGGTCATTCTGCTTTAGATGGTTCTGCACCGAAACGACTGAAGAATACGAACGGGTATACAATGGATCTTCGTTGGATCGAATAA
- a CDS encoding imelysin family protein — protein sequence MRQNSSKSEQFGRFFRTKNLILRLWIFLSISVLSILISCSHKNSASTAANTNGYFYQMFNSFDPRSLLQNLGNNIIPPLFVNLEASRLALVNATNTFALTSCSSGNLSVVQAAWIAHKSDLKKVEPFRFGTTLAYFSRMDPFLINYLTLSPPSSISTVDLTSGLDQLDSFTVGDLSDAQLTIGQMKNLEKGISAIEYLLFSRPAPNRGTAPTCADFPDVNPYPYPRAFLLQALVLEYSGHVQNVTAAWDENGSNPLGTQLATAGSGTSSAFPSSGAALDAVFAGAVQLLTTMKDGKLEIPAGLSGGGNGSSSKPDRAESRFSGQSFQNLIDNLSIFKAIYTGNGTGAGLGDYVKFYSPKLDEEIKEEIAELEEHLGDITPSLSPSDPSGAWGSSNTANFIAIKACIKELDELLIILNTELAALTGSSPVSGGPGGDGD from the coding sequence ATGCGACAAAATTCTAGTAAAAGCGAACAATTCGGCAGGTTTTTCCGGACGAAAAATCTGATCCTTAGGCTATGGATCTTTCTAAGTATCTCGGTACTTTCTATTCTTATTTCTTGTTCTCATAAAAACTCCGCATCCACTGCAGCGAATACGAATGGATATTTCTATCAGATGTTCAATTCATTCGATCCTAGATCTCTTTTGCAGAATTTAGGAAATAATATCATTCCTCCACTTTTTGTGAATTTAGAAGCGAGTAGATTGGCGCTTGTAAATGCAACTAACACGTTTGCTTTGACTTCTTGTTCGAGTGGAAATCTGAGCGTAGTGCAGGCTGCTTGGATCGCACATAAATCCGATCTGAAAAAAGTGGAACCGTTCCGCTTCGGAACTACTCTAGCGTATTTTTCCAGGATGGATCCTTTCCTGATCAATTATCTAACCTTGTCTCCACCTAGTAGCATTAGTACTGTCGATTTAACCTCAGGCTTAGATCAATTAGATTCATTTACAGTTGGGGATCTTTCGGATGCTCAACTAACTATAGGGCAAATGAAAAACCTTGAGAAGGGCATTAGCGCGATCGAATATCTTCTTTTTAGCAGGCCCGCGCCGAACAGAGGAACTGCTCCGACTTGCGCGGATTTTCCTGATGTTAATCCATATCCGTATCCTAGAGCCTTTCTTCTGCAAGCCTTAGTTTTAGAATATAGCGGGCATGTACAGAATGTGACGGCTGCCTGGGACGAGAACGGTTCCAATCCCCTTGGAACACAGCTTGCGACTGCAGGTAGCGGAACTTCCAGCGCCTTTCCCAGTTCGGGAGCTGCGTTAGACGCTGTTTTTGCAGGAGCAGTCCAACTTCTTACAACTATGAAAGATGGAAAACTGGAAATTCCTGCCGGACTTTCCGGCGGAGGAAACGGTTCTTCTTCCAAGCCGGATCGGGCAGAGTCCAGATTTTCGGGGCAATCTTTCCAGAATTTGATAGATAATTTAAGCATTTTTAAAGCGATCTATACTGGGAACGGAACGGGTGCGGGACTTGGAGATTATGTAAAGTTCTATAGTCCTAAATTGGATGAGGAAATTAAGGAAGAGATCGCTGAATTAGAAGAACATCTGGGGGATATAACTCCTTCCCTCTCTCCTTCCGATCCATCCGGCGCTTGGGGAAGTTCTAATACCGCGAATTTTATCGCGATCAAAGCCTGTATCAAAGAATTAGATGAACTATTAATAATTTTGAATACTGAATTAGCCGCATTAACAGGCTCGAGTCCGGTTTCCGGTGGACCAGGAGGGGACGGAGATTAA
- a CDS encoding TonB-dependent receptor family protein, with protein sequence MLIKRFRSFLILCIFIFSNSLLFSQPSGNAGTNGPYTSELEKEDGPKKETSKQEETLAEKKRRFLESGQINVIGSKDDDIKKIPGSANVIGKKILKETNPVDSMEALRRVPGATIRYQDAAGLTPNIAFRGVSNEESRKTLILEDGVFTSLSPYGQPESYFVPHIDRMERVEVVKGSGSILFGPTTLGGIVNYVTRKPPEKPTFSAKVIGGTNGYASSLLQYGGTNQTTNTGYDISYMRNQGNGFRDYQGFKVNDLNLKLIQKLGEKDSIFLKYQSYHQEAQSTYLGLTQGLYWKNPRINPARYDQKSIERQAAVIGHDHTFNENWKMITRAYWSNVGFLFRQQSYSYNNMTEFGFPARPPENAFGVYAPDIIGNQPGDVIYMLNSTPNRHSFFKTGGLETKIEGKFNTFGLDHEIAFGARMHYESVNAANNVFPYPTLTKGLTTQRQNRNARAYALYVQDSIKVTDKFKVIPGVRYEHIFQGVYTHRRLATADDVTKGYANTVGQSILVNDANETYTKVVLPGIGLTFDITERFIWFAGAHTAFSPPTFSTVQNPALGLGYKLSAERSNNYETGFRGNITRYFYTQISTYALYFSNQIVNTNEAGSGLGAVPVNAGRSVNRGVESNFVFDFGKFAESRWEIPLEFTYSYTKAISTTYVPVGTVQNADGTVSITNQPLYEINSTGNLIKVNTNGNYLPYVPMNVFIGAIGVKNPSGFYARVEYQYFDKQYSDLQNTKNQSTDGSQGVVPAYGIWNADFGYEAPGGRWSVFVNGKNLEDRVYISGRLPVGIQQGPYRQINIGATLKLD encoded by the coding sequence ATGTTAATAAAACGATTCCGTTCTTTTCTTATTTTATGTATTTTCATTTTTTCTAATTCTCTCCTTTTCTCCCAGCCGAGCGGAAATGCCGGAACGAACGGACCTTACACTTCGGAGCTCGAAAAAGAGGATGGTCCCAAAAAAGAAACATCCAAACAAGAGGAGACTCTTGCGGAAAAAAAAAGGAGATTTTTGGAAAGCGGTCAGATCAATGTGATCGGTTCGAAGGACGATGATATCAAAAAAATCCCGGGTTCTGCGAATGTGATCGGTAAAAAGATATTAAAAGAAACAAATCCGGTCGATTCAATGGAAGCCCTACGCAGGGTTCCGGGCGCCACCATCCGCTACCAAGATGCAGCGGGTCTTACTCCGAATATCGCGTTCAGGGGAGTGAGTAACGAAGAATCTAGAAAAACTCTCATCTTAGAGGACGGAGTATTTACTTCATTAAGTCCTTATGGGCAACCTGAAAGTTATTTTGTTCCTCATATTGATCGAATGGAAAGAGTAGAAGTTGTGAAAGGTTCCGGCTCTATTCTTTTTGGACCGACCACTTTAGGCGGTATCGTCAATTATGTGACCCGTAAACCTCCGGAAAAACCTACGTTTAGTGCCAAAGTGATCGGCGGAACAAACGGTTATGCGTCTAGTCTTTTGCAGTACGGTGGGACCAACCAAACTACGAATACAGGTTACGATATTTCGTATATGCGTAATCAAGGGAACGGTTTTCGGGATTACCAAGGTTTTAAAGTAAACGATCTGAACTTGAAGTTGATCCAGAAGTTAGGAGAGAAGGATTCCATTTTTCTAAAATACCAATCCTATCACCAAGAGGCGCAATCCACTTATTTGGGACTGACCCAAGGATTGTATTGGAAAAACCCTAGGATCAATCCCGCTCGTTACGACCAAAAGTCGATCGAAAGGCAAGCTGCGGTTATCGGTCACGATCATACGTTTAATGAAAATTGGAAAATGATCACAAGAGCCTATTGGAGCAATGTGGGTTTCTTGTTTCGTCAGCAATCCTATTCTTATAATAATATGACCGAATTCGGTTTTCCTGCAAGACCACCCGAGAATGCGTTCGGTGTGTATGCGCCCGATATTATTGGGAACCAGCCTGGAGACGTGATTTACATGTTAAATTCCACTCCGAATAGACATTCTTTCTTTAAGACGGGAGGTCTGGAGACTAAAATAGAAGGTAAATTTAATACGTTCGGTTTGGACCATGAGATCGCTTTCGGTGCGAGAATGCATTACGAATCCGTAAATGCTGCAAATAACGTATTTCCTTATCCTACTCTTACAAAAGGGCTTACCACACAAAGGCAAAATCGGAATGCAAGAGCTTATGCTTTGTATGTACAAGATTCTATTAAGGTCACCGACAAGTTCAAGGTGATCCCCGGAGTTCGTTACGAACATATCTTCCAAGGTGTATATACTCATCGGAGACTTGCAACTGCGGATGATGTGACCAAGGGATATGCGAATACTGTGGGCCAATCCATTTTAGTGAATGATGCAAACGAGACTTATACAAAGGTGGTTCTTCCCGGAATCGGTCTCACATTCGATATTACGGAGAGATTTATTTGGTTTGCGGGAGCTCACACAGCGTTTTCTCCGCCTACATTCTCTACGGTACAAAACCCCGCATTAGGTTTAGGTTATAAACTCAGTGCCGAAAGATCCAATAACTACGAAACAGGTTTTAGGGGAAACATCACCCGTTACTTCTATACTCAGATCAGCACGTATGCATTATATTTTTCGAATCAAATCGTAAATACGAATGAAGCGGGCTCCGGACTCGGGGCCGTCCCGGTTAATGCGGGGAGATCCGTAAACAGGGGTGTGGAAAGTAACTTCGTTTTTGACTTCGGGAAATTCGCCGAGTCGAGATGGGAAATTCCTCTTGAATTTACTTATTCTTATACGAAGGCAATCTCAACCACTTACGTTCCTGTAGGAACAGTGCAGAATGCGGATGGTACTGTGAGTATCACTAACCAACCGCTGTATGAGATCAATTCGACAGGAAATTTGATCAAGGTGAACACGAACGGGAATTATCTGCCATACGTTCCTATGAATGTTTTTATAGGAGCAATCGGAGTCAAAAACCCTTCCGGATTTTACGCAAGAGTGGAATACCAATATTTTGATAAACAATATTCCGATCTCCAGAATACGAAAAACCAAAGTACGGACGGGAGCCAAGGGGTGGTTCCGGCATACGGGATTTGGAATGCTGATTTCGGATACGAAGCTCCCGGAGGAAGATGGTCCGTTTTCGTAAACGGAAAAAATTTAGAAGATCGAGTGTATATTTCCGGAAGACTTCCTGTGGGGATCCAACAAGGGCCATATAGACAAATCAATATCGGAGCTACTTTAAAGCTGGATTAA